The sequence GAAAACGATAAAGATAATGACATGCCCCTGCCCGCTGCGAATAGGCTTCAATAGCTTTCTCAGCTTGAAGCTTACTAACACCGTAAGCATTATCTCGCTCAGCCTGAATTGAAGAGCTCAACATAATGGCTGCGTTATTGCCCGCCCTTTCAAGCTCTGAAACAATAAACATTGTTAAGTCAGCATTACCAACCTGAAACTCGCTTTCATTCTTCGGGCGATTAATGCCCGCCAAGTGAAAAACAAAGTCAGCAGTAGCAAGATAAGATGTTAATTCCTCGCGGGAGGTTTCCTTATCAACCCGAGCAAAGTCAGTGTACCCCAACTCCTCTAAACGGACACATAGATTACTACCAATAAAACCTTTAGCGCCTGTTACGACAATATTCATAATTTAAGCATCCAATTCATAGTCTTCACCGGCACACATGGCACGAATAAAAGGAAGCTTTAACAGTAACTGCTTCATTCCTTCAACATCTAGACGTTCCGTATTATGAGAATTATAATCTTCAACCTGAGAGATACGCGAATCGCCGCTCTCAACATATTTCCCATAATTCAGATCACGGAGATCAGGTGGTACGCGATAATAATCACCCATATCTTCTGCGGCAACCATTTCTTCACGGCTTAATAATGCCTCATAAAGTTTTTCGCCATGTCGTGTGCCAATAATATTAATTGGATGATCGTTAACCTGCAGTAATTGACGTAATGCTTCGGCAAGATCTTCTATCGTAGCGGCTGGCGCTTTTTGAACAAATATATCGCCATTAGAACCATTCTCAAAGGCATATAAAACCAAATCAACCGCATCATCTAGAGTCATCATAAAGCGAGTCATATTAGGGTCTGTAATCGTGATTGGCTTTTTAGCCCTTATTAGATCAACAAACAAAGGAATCACCGAACCGCGAGAGGCCATAACATTACCGTAGCGCGTACAACAAATAGTTGTTTTTGATGCATCCACATTGCGAGACTTAGCCACTATAACTTTTTCCATCATAGCTTTAGAAATACCCATGGCATTAATTGGATATACAGCTTTATCTGTACTTAAACAAACTATTCGCTTCACGCCATTGGCAATAGCAGCCTCAAGTACATTTTCAGTACCTAACACATTGGTTTTAACTGCCTCCATAGGGTGAAACTCGCAAGACGGAACCTGCTTTAATGCCGCCGCGTGATAGATGTAATCAACCCCACGAGTAGCACTTAAAATGCTATTATAATCTCGCACATCACCAAT is a genomic window of Teredinibacter purpureus containing:
- a CDS encoding polysaccharide biosynthesis protein, with amino-acid sequence MFEDKVLLITGGTGSFGNAVLRRFLSTDIKEIRIFSRDEKKQDDMRKKYNNPKLKFYIGDVRDYNSILSATRGVDYIYHAAALKQVPSCEFHPMEAVKTNVLGTENVLEAAIANGVKRIVCLSTDKAVYPINAMGISKAMMEKVIVAKSRNVDASKTTICCTRYGNVMASRGSVIPLFVDLIRAKKPITITDPNMTRFMMTLDDAVDLVLYAFENGSNGDIFVQKAPAATIEDLAEALRQLLQVNDHPINIIGTRHGEKLYEALLSREEMVAAEDMGDYYRVPPDLRDLNYGKYVESGDSRISQVEDYNSHNTERLDVEGMKQLLLKLPFIRAMCAGEDYELDA